The Triticum aestivum cultivar Chinese Spring chromosome 4B, IWGSC CS RefSeq v2.1, whole genome shotgun sequence sequence aCACATTGTTGGATTATGCCGAGAATCAATGATGTTCACTAGATCTTGGCAATTGGGGCCTACGAACAATTGTGTCCTTTTGTTAAATAACTCACCCTTAGTGAAATGATGTTTCTTTGTGGAAAGACGCATCCTTTAGTGACAAAAATATCTATTAGTGGAAAGACAGTCTCTTGGTGAAATGATCTCTCTTGTAGAAACACATACTAGAAAAGAATGAAGAAAACGCAAATGTCTAATGGAgctcgagctccatggagccctttatttgaaaagttcaaaatttaaaattgtaagTTTTCTAAAAATGCTGAAAAAAATACGCATATACATATGCATGTATACTACTTCTCTGCGAAGTTTCATGACAAAAGACCTTTTAATGTGAGctgcacaaaaatgacaaaatcacgTATTTTTAGTACATGTACTATTCACTATGACATTACACGATTCTAGTTTTTTTTGTACAAGCCACATAAAATGTATTTTGCTATAAATTTTGAACAAATCTTGTATACATCTATAAGTACTTGTGTATTTGTTTTCAGATTCTTTTTTTGAAAATTAAAAGGCCGATTTTTGAATGTTTCGAAATTTTGGGCTCCATGGAGCCTGAGAGCAAAAGATCCACTCTCTGAAAAAAGCACAGTAATTATTAGATTAACACATTACCAAATCCAGTTTATAACTTCTCGACTGATGCGACCATTGAAATTGCCTTAACTATGTGAGAAAAATACTTTACCAAAATTTAACATTTTTAATTTGTTATGGACTTCAACAACATTTAAAATTTATATTTTTTTAGGGAAACGTTTAAACTTTGCAACTCTATATTTAAAAGTGGAAACGTTTAAACTTTGCAACTCTATATTTAAAAGTGCATTTTTTATATAAATATTGCACAATAAACTTAGTAGAACAGTCTACTAATTTCCCGTAGCAAAGCATTGTAGTGACTATTGATCCCACTAGTCCAAAGTGCAATAGTGACAAAATATCAAACCTGAAGTGAAACTAACTCATCAAAAATTAAAACGAGGCACAATCCATGCAATAATTCTTTCCTCTGATTGTTGAATCATTTGAAACTGAGATGTAGAAAAGAAATCATGAATACTCTACAGGGTCTCCACAAGAAATATTTCTATGGATTAGAACGTAAAGAAATTGTAACTAATTCAACCCATCGAGACTAAGTTTTTCTGTTTTGAATTCAAAAATAAACATTTCTAATGGTTCCGTAGCCATCTATTATATTTGTATATGTTTTGCAAAAGTCATGTTTCACAGGGGTTTTCTAGGTCAGGACAAGATAAAACCTTCGCTCTTAATTTCCCAGCTTTCAACTCGACTACTTGAAAGGGTTAATGGAAATACTATGCAAGGCAAAAGTTTTTTTCGGGCCTTCTTGTTGGTCTCACTGGCACACATTGACCCCCGTTATTTTGTGGGTTGCATCTAATATTTAGAGTTTGTTTAGGTTTGGTCCGCAGCAAAACAATGCTTTGCCCCCTATAAGATGTCCAGTGAAGTGATGCTCATCAACACAATAGACGTTAAATATTTGAGCATGAGCTGTTCAAATTGAACCATTCAAGTAATACGACATACCATCACTGTTTACAAAGATATACATCTAATTTTAGCATTCATTCAAAGTTTATTGACAAGGCGATTATTCTGAATGGCCTTGGTTGCGGCTAACACAAGGATATTAATTTACACGGCAAATTCTATAGTTTCTTTGCCATGTGCTCCTTTGTCGAAGTCCAAACTTATTGTTATGGGGTTAAACTTTCTCACTTGTAAATGAGACGGAGTAGGACAGTGGTTTGCTTGCTCACAGAACCTCCTAGAACGGTTTCATTTTCAGGGCTCCTTGATTCACAAGGTTGCGCAGGAATAGGTAGGAAACGTACAAGAATAGGATGTACTGTCCACTGAAATCCTACATTGGGTAGGAAAATAGAGGATTTTTTCCAAGAAGTCCAACCTCATGCTTGTTTTCCCGTGAAAATGAACTAAGAAGTTCCTATAAGATTGGTTCCTGAGGAatgcaatcctacgaatcaaacaacatGTAAAGGGAAAATTTCAGAGGGTGTCAATCCTGTAAAATTCCTATGCGAACCCTGTAAATCAAAGGAGGCCTCAGTTTTTCACAAGAGCGCCTGCTCTTGTTTTCAGTTGGAGGTTACAGGACTACCAGATAACCTAGGTAAATTTCACGTTGTTCCAACTATTTCCTGGCTGAATTCAACATACAGCAAACAATTCGCCAATTCCAATCTCCACGGAATTACAAAGTAGACAAACGGTATACATAGTAAATTCACATTGCACAACAGGAAGCCAGTATTAAGGATAAGATTTTGACTCCATCCAGGACAATTCAGCATGGCAAAGCGATGATGAATACAGTATGCAAATCACATCAGAAACAAGCTACAGAATATATACTGGACATGCTAGACTCTTCACGGCATCACAATGATTTTGCTCTGCTGAAATGAAATACGGAAGTTTTTCTGTCATTATAATATGTTGTTCTTTTGTTAAGATGTCATCCGCAGCAGGATCCACAAGCAGGGAGGGAACCTGAAATTAGAGAATTTGGCTTAGAAATCTCAAATCCACCATTCTGAACAAacaacaaaatctggaattttagaAGATAGGTCTTACTCTGATCGTTTGATCGGAGGTCAGATAGTGTGCGAGGACCGCGAGGgccacctccaccgccgcccccaccaccaTATGGACCCCCACCAGGACCTCCCCCACCAGGTCCACCATCCCACTTCTTACCACTACCATATCCTTTCTTATAGCTGTCTGTTTTCTCGATCTACAAGATAAGATGCGAGAATTATATTGTGTTTTAACTCATGGAAATATATGGGACAAAAGGCTAATTTGGCAACAATAAGATAATTCAAGCAGTTTAATTCTGATCACTTACAGAAAACATTGTGAGGAAGAACATTCTGATGAAGTTCACAATAGCCTTAAAGAAGTCGGGGATTATGCTTAGTCTCCAGATTGTCCGTTTGCCTTTCACAACACCTAGAAGATACATGAAGAAACACAAATGAGATTGATAGTCACAGTCATACTTAAATGAAAGCCTACTCACATACGGACCTAAGATCAAAAGAAGTCGTGCAATATGGCAGAAATGAATCCGAACAAATTCAACAACAGTGCAATTATATGTACTCAAGGGTGAATTATGTAACTTTGTGCATGCTAAAAAATGATCAATCAATTTCAAATACAACACTGTGAATGCTCCAAACTATATTTTGGCTTCAGCAAAAAGCCAAGGAGTGATCAAACGTGGCCAGCTGCCTTCAAAATGTCACCTCAAACTTTATTCTGTTCTTAAACAAGACATGTCTCCAGGAACTGACAAATGAAACTGCTAGCACCAAGCCACCAATTCATATGCTCTATAATAAGTGCAACAATCCAAGAAATCACCAAGAAGTGAGTATGCTCCACTTAAAATCTGAAGTTACACCAAATGAACCAGTCTTCTTTTACTCTAAAATTGATTATAATGCAAAATCTTAATAAAGCCAAGTCAATTAGTAAGTAGTAACATTATTACCATTAGACCAAACAAAATTAGCGTGTCATCACTTAGGTCTTACATGCCTAACAGATGCTTTGATCATGGACCTTTCAGCTCGCAGGGTTGAAGCTCATAATTTGTCAGAATTATTTCATGAAACAGTGTCCCTTAGGAAGATAAATTTGAGCTACACATAAATAATCTAGAAATGCCGCTGTTAGTGGTATTACCACAATGAATCACCATCCTAGCAAAGTGTGGGTGATAATACTAGTATAACTCACAAACAGTACGCAAAAGAAACTAGCAATTGTTTACCTCCTTTGGTCCATTGAACTGTGGGCAGCTACGTGTTTCACTCAAACTAATTTCTAACGTCACTTATTTTCTTCAGAGACCCACAGAATGGCACTAAGTGGCCGAGGTTCCACTACAAATTGGACTACTATGTGCACACACCAAATACAGAGACACTTACTTACGATGATTCAGTAAGGAATATCTCCATTAATCCATGAAATATCATAATAAGCTTGGACATCTCTAACACAAACTTTAAAAGATATGCCAGACATTTTTTATCTGTATGCAGCCTTCCTCTTTTTGGCAACAAATAAAGACACATTTCTATCTTAGTGAACATATAAAACAATACTGAGAACTCGGCTATTTGGAGCTAATCAACATGGAAAGAACTCATCGATTATGTGGGTTCTGGAATTGGTGCTAGTATGTAATGTAAAGGAATGCAACCACTAATGCATTAGTACCAGTCTATGGTGGCCGCCTCTATGTCCTGCTACCTGGATATTTCTCACAAAATTCCGTTTGAACAGCAACGATAGTGAAGGACTGTTCATTTGGCAAGATCCCTTGCTCAGCACACAACTGTTGGCAATCAGCCAATCTGGCTAGGTTTTTCCTTACACGTCTCAAAGCAAACATACAGTATGTGGCAGGGAAGGAATCCAAAAGATGATATTGTCCAAATGATTCCCATAAAATGCACCAGCTGTTGATGTTTTTCTAGAAAACTGGAATAGACAGACCAGCCTGCGGCGCCCGTTGCTGAACATGACCACAGGAATCATCTAGGTGAAGTATTTGACGAATCGGGCAGGAGGAACGAACTCACGAGCACGAAATCACAGATCAAAACTTCCACGGTGGATATATATAGATCATGAACAGATCTTACATGGAATCTACAGAATCGGAACACCGGATTACCTCTCTCGACGTAGGCCATGGTCGCTCTTGCGCTATCCGGATCGCCCCTTGCCGCCCTCTTCGATGGAACTTAGGATGGAATTTTGGCCCGGGGCCCGGAGAGAAGAaataggagagggggaggggcgaAGTGAGGAGGGGATTCGTGAACCTTCCTCGTCCTTCCGCGTGGGAAGACCTGACCTGACCAATGGGCTCGAGAGGGTTGCCGTGATTGCCTCGTTTATTGGCTGTTGGCTGGTGGACCCGTTGACCCGGAAACTAGGGGTCGTGTGGAGCCACCTGCCAGTGGCTTTGTAGGTTCCTTATGTCACGACCTAGAGGCGGTAAGAattcgccggcggcgaggaaggggCAAAGGAAGATCTCAGAGAGATAGCAGAGAGgagaggagcaaggggggaggcagcgagaggaggaagaggagcatgTGGCtcattgaaagatcgaggatgtcgcctagaggggggatgaataggcgctttaaaataattacggtttaggcttgaacaaatgcggaataaacctaacggttaatttgtcaagcacaaaacctaaaacaactaggctcacctatgtgcaccaacaacttatgctaagcaagataagtaactatgtgatagcaagatatatgacaaagaacaatatggctatcacaaagtaaagtgcataagtaaagggctcgggtaagagataaccgaggcacgcggagacgacgatgtatcccgaagttcacacccttgcggatgctaatctccctttggagcggtgtggaggcacaatgctccccaagaagccactagggccatcgtaatctcctcacgccctcgcacaatgcaagatgccgtgattccactaagggactcttgagggcggtcaccgaacccgtacaaatggcgacccttgggggcggtcaccgaacccgtacactttggcaacctttgggggcggtcaccggtacacgtcaaattgctcggggcgatctccacaactaaatggagaccccgacgcttgcccggactttacaccacaatgattgagctccgaacaccaccaaccgtctagggcgcccaagcacccaagaggaataagctcaagggcaccaagtacccaagagtaataagcttctcaacttgtaacttccacgtatcacgtggagaactcaaaccgatgcaccaaatgcaatggcaagggcacacggagtgcccaagtccttctctctcaaatcccaccgaagcaactaatgctagggaggaaaatgagaggaagaacaagaaggagaacaccaagaactccaagatcaagatccaaggggttcccctcacatagaggagaaagtgattggtggaaatgtggatctagatctcctctctcttttccctcaaaaactagcaagaatccatggagggattgagagttagcaagctcgaagaaggtcaacaatgggggaagaacacgagctcaaaggataaggttcattggggaagaagacccctttatatagtgggggaaccaatccaaccgttaccccactgaacagccacgcacagagcggtactaccgcttgggcagggcggtactaccgctctcacccagcggtactgccgcgctgatgAGGAGGTCAgggtcctggccccagagcggtactaccgtgggagtaggggcggtactaccgcttggagcggtactactgcacttagtaccgcaaaacccgacacgaaaaacgacggtctcgaatcgaggcggtagtagctcggaaccactgcggtactatggccgaagaccacaagcggtactaccgctcggagagcagtactaccgcttgagtgcttcggcggtactaccgctgtggaccacggtactaccgctggcgccatcctCAAGCCACTACCGCGAAAACAAAGAATACTCCAAGGAAACCAGAACtgtcataacttctgcaaatgagctccgaattgagaaaactcaagcttgtttgaaacaagacaacgagtagcaacAAAACAGcgaaggatgcaatggtttgagctctctatgaacgatacgatcaagcaactcatcgagagccccccttgatagtacggcaaacgatcctataacccggtctcccacaactaccatgagaccggtaaaatacaaaacctatcaagggcaaacctttgccttgcacatggtccacttgagctagatgatgacgatcttgactccctcaagttggaccacctttcttgattgtgttggctcaatgaagactagttgattgctcccccatactccactgtgGGTGAGCCTCTCTTCCGCACATCTTTACAAGTcgattgtcaccacaatggacggcaagcttcaagcatttgatctcttcgtgatgcttcacttgaacttgcacaccacaacctaaacccacaaagaactctcacgaagatcatgggttagtacacaaagcgtaattgacagtgcttaccataccatggggtcgcttgatccctctcggtacatattctacgctttgtgtgttgatcaacttgatttactctttgacttagtcttgatcaaccttgaatctttccaactctcttcatttggatgatgtcttgaaggtaaacatgaatgatcacacaatcttcttcttcaagacatgcttgtaaTAAGCCCAGCACTCACATGACCgttctttggataattccttaatagcaccttggtcaactcataaactccttgaaaccacacatggacttcaagaaaagcctatggacagatccttcaaatataactcaagacaaccattagtccatagagattgtcatcaattaccaaaaccaaacatgggggcaccgcatgttctttcactcaGGATATTTCATTTCAAAATTCTCGATGCCTATCCACAGTGACACGCCTCGCTTATATACTTGCGAGTGACAACCGCACACACACGGCCCACGGCCCACCCATTACAAGGCCCACGGCCCGTCACGCACACATTCGAATTTAAACGCTCCCGTGATGACTTTACGCTTTCGCCGCACCTTCTTTCCGTCTTCCTTGTCATGCCCGCACCTTCGCCACTTCCAGAGTACTGACAATACCTCCCCCTGAAGAACCAGCTTGTCCCCAAGCTGGTGCCGCTGGATAGCGATCCTTGAGCACCTGATAGTCCTCCCAAGTAGCCGAAGACGCAGGAATTGTTGTCCACTTAACTAAAATCTGAAGATGTGAAGCATTCCCTTTTTTGACCAGGCGGCGATCTAAGATTTCTTCCGGTTGCACACCAGGTGATGACAAATCAAGCGGCACAGGTAGTGTAGTGAACACCGGAGTATGATCCGGTACATGAGCTTTGAGCTGGGACACATGGAAGACTGGGTGAACCATACTACCTCGCGGCAACTCCAACCTGTATGCTGCATTTCCAATTTTTTCCAGAATCTTGAAGGGTCCGAAATATTTGAGCGCCAGTTTTGGACAAGGACGATTAACCACAAACGACTGAGCATATGGTTGTAGCCGCAAATACACTGTTTCTCCCACCACAAACTGACGATCAGACCTTTTTCTGTCAGCAAACTGCTTATACTTGCACTGAGCTCTTGCTAAATGATCTTTGAGCAACGTTGTGTGTTCATTCTGAGAGGCTAACCAAGTCTGCACATCCGAATTCATGGAAACATACTGACCTGCCAACTGTCCTACATTCGGATCTTGACCATATAATGCTTTGTAGGGAGTGCAACCCAAAGAAGAATGATAAGTAGAATTGTACCAAAACTCTGCCTGAGGAAGCCAGGCCGCCCATTTAGCTGGAGAAGCATGAACTGCACAACCTAAGTACATTTCTAAGCACTGGTTCACACGCTCTGTTTGACCATCCGTTTGTGGGTGATACGCTGTGCTCATTTGAAGTTCAGTGCCCCAAACTCAAAACAATTCTTTCCAGAATGCACTTATAAAGATCTTATCTCTATCAGAAACAATGGACAAAGACAGTCCATGGAGTCTGACAATGTTATTGAGGAAGACCTTAGCTACCGATGCTGCTGTAAACGGATGCTTCAGAGGCAGAAAGTGACTTACTTTTGTGAAACGATCCACTACAACTAGTATAGCACCAAACCCCTCTGATTTAGGTAATCCTTCAATGAAGTCCATACTAATGGCTTGCCATGGTCGATCTGGTAAAGGAAGAGGTTGTAACAACCCAGGTGTTTTGCACAGCTCATGTTTAGCCTCTTGACAAGTACTGCACTGTTTCACAAAGTTTTCCACATCTGTCTTCATACCTGTCCAACTAAACAATTGCTTCACTCTGTGATAAGTAGGAAGTATCCCAGAGTGGCCTCCCACTTGTGATGAGTGGAAAGCCTGAATGAGCTTTGCTTGCAGACCTGTATTAGCTCCAATCCAAATTTTGTCCTCATGCTTAATCAGCCCCTCTTGCAAGTAAAACCCAGGACAAGCCTTGTTATCCACTGATAGCTTCTGTAACATCTATTGAGCAGCAGGGTCCACTGTATAAGAGTTCAGCACTTCTTGTATCCAGACAGGCTTGCTTGTAGACACTGTTTGAATAGGAAACAAATGAGCTACTCTGGAAAGAGCATCTGCTGCAGTATTTTCCACTCCTTTTTTGTACTGGATGGTGAACTGCAGTCCTACCAGCTTCGTCATGGCCTTTCTCTGCAAGTCTGGAGTGAGAAGTTGTAACGcctcggatacaactttccatattcgtaactccgactcttgccttttccggagatgtgatttattatttcctccgtggttgggtttttgtctgttgttttgcattttgttcttgttatgcatctcatctcatagcatcatgtgcatcgcatccatatgtttacataaaacttgcatccgttcgggttccgccggttctctccattgtccgttctgagcccgaccacactcgcacgcgcccgcgacacctctgaaatattattttataagtggcataaaaatgttctcggaatgggttgcaacttgtcgtgcggtcttattatagtgtagacaggccgcctgccaagtttcgtcgcattcggagtccatttgatagcccaaccgttaaacatagcggtaccgttgccggtaccttcgtcgcacgttttcggtctccggaaatagttgccgggctgcatttctatTCTCTCCCCTCAGTCCAGACCCTCTCgtcacagcccacctgcagcccacctaacccccccCTCGCGTCCGGAACCGCCCGATCAAGATCCGACGGTCcgaaacccccctaaccctagccttacccctatataaacacccctcctTCCTAGCAACCCTAGCACCTAGCCTCCCCTAACCTCCCGTAAccgccacctcccaccttctcctCGGATCTGGCGCCACCGCCCCtgcccgccacttggcgccgccgccgccacatcgcccCGGCCAATGaggcgccgccacgtcgccctagcgcCCGCGCCAGCCAACCCCCATGCGCCACCTACCCTCCTCAGCCCCCTCTCTACCGAGCGGCCCGCCGGGTTTCGGATCTGGCCCGCCCGGCCCGTGACTGCGCCGCCGCAGCCCGTGAGGGCCCGAGCgtccccgcgcctcccgctcctgaTCTGGATCGAGGGAGGACCCCTCGACCCCCGAGTCCTTGTCGCCGCCGCCcggcttcctcgtcgccggcgcgCCTGCCTCGCCTCCCCGGCCACCAGAGGACCGCCGCCGTCCTGCAAGGTCGCCgcctccctgcgcctccctctccctcccgtctctccctctggtttctctccctctctcaggtctctctctctccccttgcaggaaccccgtcgccgccgccaggaACCTCGTCGCcggctggcctcgccatcgccggGAACGGGTCCGCCGCGCTCGGATCTGTCCGGATCCGGCCGGGACTGCCGTCCCATGGCCTCCCCGTGCCTGCCCTCACCGGAGATGCCCCCTCCTCGCCGCCGTTCTGCCATGGCCTCGCTCGGCCTCGTCGTAGAGACGCACGCCCGCGTGGGCCGGCCTTTCTGTGGGCAGCGCCCCTTGGCCCATCTTTCCCTCGTGGCCTGCCTGGTCTCCTCTCCAAACCGACCGGCCTGCtaaggcccatggtgagcagcaccCCCCAGCCCCTTCTCTGTGTTCAGCCCAGCAGATTCGGCCCGTGGATGTTTTTTCCCGTTCTGCGATTTAGCAATTTATCCAGAGaatgcagttt is a genomic window containing:
- the LOC123092674 gene encoding selenoprotein K homolog; its protein translation is MAYVERGVVKGKRTIWRLSIIPDFFKAIVNFIRMFFLTMFSIEKTDSYKKGYGSGKKWDGGPGGGGPGGGPYGGGGGGGGGPRGPRTLSDLRSNDQSSLPACGSCCG